One genomic segment of Candidatus Berkiella aquae includes these proteins:
- a CDS encoding ankyrin repeat domain-containing protein gives MSEELHDFIAENSDSLQALLPGYDLATLVNQQNSNELKSYLLSGREGMRVIDKIIEPSKNLADAALKKHFLVQMVKKLLPEDWNEIIRDSALIDKYFKNDLQPDWLIECLMSNLPNNNTKIAILTKKVTYQGYDTTLALTDKIPFEKILAIIHSLNDDEKKKVILTQASDFTLLHRAEYDGKLDLLLDSIENPEIKMDLANFLRPFKTRRVSTHFLGLKERGQTFNYQNNQSNKIDSQNFIFSGMRPHEAINVFNESLNDYQPSDDFLTEFDEIKDAFNHIDFYASLGAQVKKHDDYYKKNKFVILPSGWRGHSITIAATNEFLIVGNRGQGLHPKGGCIIYPLVHPLTKEDIKIFCGKSSQQVIEQHIRNIVQKDDIEQPVIFHAFPLKAQKYGTCAIANKKAAIAGLLPLLKAQRSTQVLTAFASDLLNETNQEYKRFTYATRLSRLQELLDELNSDQSNKKMLLEGVIDYCNQHLDFKSELEEKLIQQMVHAVPEASWEDFFKQLSLEAKITIRHLKNCAMGSSLPPFIKALVNKESIIKPEVFASLYEYLEQAHPGEFEAFLSYIVDKRGLRETPLILAVKAGNLDYARKIIQNKTEIESEVYSVALDNAQWDIVKLLIENNIKIDNIVLTKILQSENHEIINNLFTKHPELIKNAMCYAGNCSCDLAAFLLECGADVNASDQSGKTPLMAAIEANNSLLYHFLIANRADINIQTARGTPLRVACNSLTEEHSDIFLHLISQDAKMPPLRRRGRLEIISDVLLHTAIRLNLTHYAQSLIATSDEIITQSSHELPPLMLAIKYNNIELVKSVLERINELCGEDNLDEKIEGMIQDVSDGLPFAIENKHIEIAKLFINMIAGEVVISDRELVAIIEKAIKLKQSDIAIEMLEKFSNIIQSDSAYKEMLNLAIENNAIEVVNKLLEKRDPNTLSWGTYEDPLNAILTQENMDMMQVWFDKFPDSIRNSLLYGSVYKNNDLAMFLIENGANINAVGEERLTPLLLTIIDGNHKFFKELLKRKVNLNQDGFRVSALILALENKRWEMAYLLIREGAHIEVDSDFIKKHLMTIIKEAKLFPNIAISLIAQMSEQDINSIMDEHQSTALLLAAEEGPPSVVRAILAKNPNIDYQNALGNDALMCAVMSNQRNIALDLLRNGAKTVSTNTENKTPLMHVNNLKLAKALIARGVPIEQCDKNGQSAIYYALQNGRVDIISELIEHTTDSYLYDEFSKSSTLNLFNKLPHKAQNAILNSLREKLTDDQLDALKLTNPESKNARNGITSTSGMMRPRS, from the coding sequence ATGTCAGAAGAATTGCATGATTTTATCGCAGAAAACAGTGATAGTTTGCAAGCATTATTACCGGGTTATGATTTAGCTACACTTGTCAACCAGCAAAATTCAAACGAATTAAAGTCTTATCTCCTTTCTGGCAGAGAGGGTATGCGTGTGATTGATAAGATTATTGAACCCTCTAAAAACTTAGCAGACGCTGCACTAAAAAAACATTTTTTAGTGCAAATGGTCAAAAAACTATTACCTGAAGATTGGAATGAGATTATAAGAGATAGTGCGCTGATTGATAAATATTTTAAAAACGATTTACAACCTGATTGGTTGATAGAATGCTTAATGTCAAATTTGCCAAATAACAATACAAAAATAGCTATATTAACAAAAAAAGTTACGTATCAAGGGTATGATACAACACTTGCATTAACCGACAAAATACCTTTTGAAAAAATATTAGCCATTATTCACTCCTTAAATGATGATGAAAAAAAGAAAGTGATATTAACTCAAGCATCTGATTTTACTTTGCTGCACAGAGCTGAATATGATGGAAAACTTGATTTGTTATTAGATTCAATAGAAAACCCTGAAATAAAAATGGATCTGGCTAATTTTTTAAGACCATTTAAGACAAGGCGAGTTTCCACACATTTTCTTGGATTAAAAGAACGAGGGCAAACTTTTAATTATCAAAATAATCAAAGTAACAAAATAGATTCTCAGAATTTTATTTTTTCAGGGATGAGGCCGCACGAGGCAATCAATGTATTTAATGAATCGCTCAATGACTATCAACCATCTGATGATTTTTTGACAGAATTTGATGAAATTAAAGATGCCTTTAATCATATTGATTTTTATGCTTCTTTAGGTGCTCAAGTTAAAAAGCATGATGATTATTATAAGAAAAATAAATTTGTTATTCTTCCCAGTGGTTGGCGAGGCCATTCTATTACGATCGCAGCGACTAATGAATTTTTAATAGTTGGCAACCGTGGTCAAGGTTTACATCCAAAAGGGGGGTGTATAATCTATCCTTTAGTTCATCCATTAACGAAAGAAGATATCAAAATATTTTGCGGAAAAAGTAGCCAACAAGTCATAGAGCAGCATATTCGTAATATTGTGCAAAAAGATGATATCGAACAACCTGTTATATTCCATGCTTTTCCATTAAAAGCACAGAAATATGGTACTTGCGCAATTGCTAACAAAAAAGCCGCTATCGCTGGCTTACTCCCATTGTTAAAAGCACAAAGATCAACTCAAGTGCTGACAGCATTTGCTAGTGATTTGCTCAATGAAACGAACCAGGAATATAAACGTTTTACTTATGCTACACGATTGTCGAGGTTGCAAGAATTATTAGATGAGTTAAATAGTGACCAATCTAATAAAAAAATGCTTTTAGAAGGAGTAATTGATTACTGCAATCAACATCTTGATTTCAAAAGTGAGCTTGAAGAAAAGTTAATTCAGCAAATGGTTCATGCTGTTCCAGAAGCATCATGGGAAGATTTTTTTAAGCAACTATCATTGGAAGCAAAAATAACAATCCGCCACCTCAAAAATTGTGCAATGGGAAGTTCTTTGCCCCCATTTATCAAAGCGTTGGTCAATAAGGAATCTATTATAAAACCTGAAGTTTTCGCTTCATTGTATGAATATCTTGAACAAGCACACCCGGGTGAATTTGAAGCATTTTTAAGTTATATCGTTGATAAGAGAGGGTTGCGAGAAACACCACTAATTCTTGCAGTGAAGGCGGGAAATTTGGATTATGCGAGAAAAATTATCCAAAATAAAACTGAAATTGAGAGTGAGGTTTATAGTGTTGCATTAGATAATGCACAGTGGGATATCGTTAAATTACTGATTGAGAACAATATCAAAATTGATAATATAGTTTTGACTAAAATACTGCAATCTGAAAATCATGAAATAATCAATAATCTATTTACTAAACATCCAGAGTTAATAAAAAATGCTATGTGCTATGCAGGTAATTGCAGTTGTGACTTAGCAGCGTTTTTGCTGGAGTGTGGTGCAGATGTTAATGCAAGCGATCAATCTGGTAAGACACCCTTAATGGCCGCGATTGAAGCGAATAATTCTCTTCTTTATCATTTTTTAATTGCAAATCGTGCTGACATCAATATACAGACAGCCAGAGGCACACCGTTGCGTGTTGCATGCAACAGTTTAACTGAAGAACACAGTGATATTTTCCTTCATTTGATAAGTCAAGATGCAAAAATGCCACCTCTTCGGCGCCGAGGTAGGCTTGAAATAATTAGCGATGTACTCTTGCATACAGCTATACGACTCAATCTAACACACTATGCGCAATCTTTGATTGCTACAAGTGATGAGATTATCACTCAATCCTCCCATGAATTACCTCCATTAATGCTTGCAATTAAATATAATAATATTGAACTTGTTAAGAGTGTACTTGAAAGAATAAATGAATTATGTGGTGAGGATAATCTCGATGAAAAGATTGAAGGCATGATTCAAGACGTGAGCGATGGCCTTCCTTTTGCCATAGAAAATAAACATATTGAAATCGCAAAATTATTTATTAATATGATTGCTGGAGAAGTTGTTATTTCAGACCGAGAGTTAGTCGCCATAATAGAGAAAGCAATAAAGTTAAAGCAAAGTGATATTGCTATTGAGATGTTAGAAAAATTCTCAAATATCATTCAAAGTGACTCTGCCTATAAAGAAATGTTAAATTTGGCCATTGAAAATAATGCTATTGAAGTTGTCAATAAGCTATTGGAAAAAAGAGATCCTAACACGCTATCATGGGGAACTTATGAGGATCCTCTGAATGCAATTCTCACCCAGGAAAATATGGATATGATGCAAGTTTGGTTTGATAAATTTCCTGATTCTATTCGCAATTCGCTATTATATGGTTCAGTTTATAAGAATAATGATCTCGCCATGTTTTTAATTGAAAATGGCGCTAATATTAATGCTGTTGGTGAAGAGAGATTAACACCGCTTTTGCTAACCATTATCGATGGCAATCATAAGTTTTTTAAAGAACTTCTTAAAAGAAAAGTCAATCTTAATCAAGATGGTTTTCGTGTATCAGCGTTGATACTTGCATTAGAAAATAAGAGATGGGAAATGGCCTATCTTCTCATCAGAGAAGGTGCTCATATTGAAGTAGATTCAGATTTTATCAAAAAGCACTTAATGACCATCATTAAAGAGGCTAAACTATTTCCCAATATTGCCATTTCGTTAATAGCACAAATGTCTGAACAAGATATTAATAGTATTATGGATGAGCATCAATCTACGGCGTTACTCTTGGCAGCGGAAGAAGGGCCTCCCTCAGTGGTTAGAGCGATTCTTGCTAAAAACCCTAATATCGACTATCAAAATGCATTAGGTAATGATGCTTTAATGTGTGCAGTAATGTCTAATCAAAGAAATATTGCATTAGATTTACTCAGAAATGGAGCAAAGACAGTTAGTACGAACACAGAAAATAAAACCCCACTGATGCATGTGAATAATCTAAAGCTGGCAAAAGCCCTGATTGCACGAGGCGTTCCTATTGAACAATGTGATAAAAATGGTCAATCTGCGATCTATTATGCGCTTCAAAATGGTAGAGTTGATATTATTAGTGAATTAATTGAACATACAACCGATAGTTATCTATATGATGAATTTTCTAAATCTAGCACTTTGAATCTTTTTAATAAATTACCCCATAAAGCGCAAAATGCGATACTTAATTCTTTGAGGGAAAAATTAACGGATGACCAACTTGATGCGCTAAAATTGACAAATCCCGAGTCAAAAAATGCAAGAAATGGTATCACTAGCACCAGTGGCATGATGAGACCAAGAAGCTAG
- a CDS encoding IS110 family transposase, whose translation MESTSTYGEPLAEFLIDNHFKVSTVNPARIKGFAMSELIRTKTDKSDASLIARFCETMSPEDWSHKI comes from the coding sequence ATGGAATCCACCAGCACCTATGGCGAACCCTTAGCCGAATTTCTGATTGATAATCATTTTAAGGTAAGCACTGTTAATCCAGCAAGGATTAAAGGTTTTGCCATGAGTGAATTAATTAGAACAAAAACAGATAAGTCTGATGCATCATTAATAGCTCGGTTTTGCGAAACAATGAGCCCAGAAGACTGGAGTCATAAAATATAA
- a CDS encoding glutathione S-transferase N-terminal domain-containing protein: MDIHLAKEQLSAWYCAINPFITVPTLTDNNQIWTDSRDILNLAAKNAADTWYDTDPYCCLT, encoded by the coding sequence GTGGATATCCATTTAGCAAAAGAGCAATTATCTGCATGGTATTGTGCTATTAATCCCTTTATAACGGTACCCACGTTAACGGATAATAATCAAATATGGACAGACAGTCGCGATATTTTAAATTTAGCTGCTAAAAATGCGGCTGATACATGGTATGACACCGATCCCTACTGCTGCCTGACATAG
- a CDS encoding ATP-binding cassette domain-containing protein, with protein MDPQLQINQNLPGKLFSFIWHYLKNKKSYLLFFLFCGLLGAIEMSLSPYLLKVIIDAVARYPENDQLYNALLIPVIIYISIPMVLNIFYRFNSYLQLLLYPEIKSSISKDMFSYLMHHSHTFFQNHFAGSLIKKISNMSDNVESVIRMLFELFIPRIFSILIASITLFAVVQPIFGIFLFVWALSFMSLSYLAAKGSEKISRELSETGAKVDGTMIDSISNVMAVKLYANLPQEISYIDKEIQQVVANDRRLQWRNLKINFGQGTGVTILIGTMILSLIYGRVNGTVSPGDFALVMMISLTFLDGVFRVGSDLQQFSKLIGTCNQALSFVRLPHEIKDAPGSSPIRIKHGEIKFENVNFQYIDNQLLFNSLNVTIHPGQNVGLVGYSGGGKSTFIKLILRLIEPQGGNILIDDQDIQKVALRSLRKQIATIPQDPELFHRTIMENIRFGRSDATDEEVIEAAKKAKCHEFISELPNQYECLVGERGVKLSGGQKQRISIARAFLKQAPILLLDEATSALDSITEDYIKESLHELMINKTTIAIAHRLSTLKDMDRILVFVDGKIVEDGSLETLLQNTNGHFYKLWSSQAEGFIAPDAPTF; from the coding sequence ATGGATCCACAACTACAAATTAATCAAAATTTGCCTGGGAAACTATTTTCTTTCATATGGCATTATTTAAAAAATAAAAAATCATATTTATTGTTTTTTCTGTTTTGTGGACTACTGGGTGCAATTGAGATGTCACTTAGTCCTTACTTATTAAAAGTAATCATAGATGCAGTAGCTCGTTATCCTGAAAACGACCAATTATACAATGCCCTATTGATACCAGTAATAATTTATATATCTATACCAATGGTTTTAAACATATTTTATCGGTTTAATTCCTACCTGCAATTACTTTTATATCCAGAGATTAAATCATCTATCAGTAAAGATATGTTTTCTTATTTAATGCACCATTCACATACTTTTTTTCAAAATCATTTTGCGGGAAGTTTAATAAAGAAAATTTCTAACATGTCTGACAACGTAGAATCAGTTATTAGAATGCTATTCGAGTTATTTATTCCCAGAATATTTTCAATTCTAATCGCGAGCATTACTTTATTTGCTGTAGTGCAACCCATTTTTGGCATTTTTCTTTTTGTATGGGCACTTTCGTTTATGAGCCTATCGTATTTAGCTGCAAAAGGTTCAGAAAAAATCTCAAGAGAACTTTCTGAGACAGGAGCGAAGGTAGATGGGACCATGATTGATTCCATCTCTAACGTTATGGCGGTAAAATTATATGCCAATCTTCCTCAAGAGATTTCATATATTGATAAAGAGATCCAGCAAGTAGTTGCCAATGATCGCAGATTGCAATGGAGAAATTTAAAAATCAATTTTGGACAAGGAACCGGTGTTACCATTTTAATTGGTACAATGATATTGTCTCTTATCTATGGCCGTGTAAATGGCACAGTTAGCCCTGGTGATTTTGCACTTGTGATGATGATATCGCTTACTTTTCTTGATGGCGTTTTTAGGGTGGGAAGTGATCTGCAACAATTTTCTAAATTAATTGGAACTTGTAATCAAGCTTTAAGCTTTGTTAGATTACCACATGAGATTAAGGATGCTCCAGGATCATCTCCAATTAGGATCAAGCATGGTGAAATAAAATTTGAAAATGTGAATTTTCAATATATTGATAATCAACTTCTATTCAATAGTCTAAATGTCACTATTCATCCTGGTCAAAATGTTGGATTAGTCGGCTATTCAGGAGGCGGCAAATCAACCTTTATTAAATTAATATTACGCTTAATAGAGCCCCAAGGTGGTAACATCTTGATTGATGATCAAGATATTCAAAAAGTTGCACTTCGTTCCTTAAGAAAGCAAATAGCAACTATTCCACAAGATCCAGAATTATTTCATCGAACCATAATGGAAAATATACGTTTTGGTAGATCCGACGCTACAGATGAAGAAGTTATTGAAGCTGCCAAAAAAGCGAAATGCCACGAATTCATTTCTGAGCTACCCAATCAATATGAATGTTTAGTAGGTGAGCGCGGAGTGAAGTTGTCAGGTGGACAAAAGCAAAGAATTTCAATTGCACGTGCATTCCTCAAACAGGCTCCTATTTTGTTATTGGATGAAGCTACTTCAGCTTTAGACTCAATAACTGAAGATTACATAAAGGAAAGTTTGCATGAATTGATGATTAATAAAACAACTATTGCAATTGCGCATAGATTATCGACATTAAAGGATATGGATAGAATATTGGTATTTGTTGATGGGAAAATTGTAGAAGATGGTTCCTTAGAGACACTGCTTCAAAATACAAACGGCCATTTCTATAAACTTTGGAGTAGTCAAGCTGAGGGCTTTATTGCACCAGATGCTCCCACCTTTTAA